A single region of the Mycobacterium lentiflavum genome encodes:
- the rpmG gene encoding 50S ribosomal protein L33, translated as MASSTDVRPKITLACEVCKHRNYITKKNRRNDPDRLELKKFCPNCGQHQAHRETR; from the coding sequence ATGGCTTCCAGTACCGATGTGCGGCCGAAGATCACTTTGGCCTGCGAGGTGTGCAAACACCGCAACTACATCACCAAGAAGAACCGCCGCAACGACCCGGACCGGCTAGAGCTGAAGAAGTTCTGCCCGAACTGCGGCCAGCACCAGGCGCACCGCGAGACGCGCTAA
- the hadA gene encoding (3R)-hydroxyacyl-ACP dehydratase subunit HadA yields MHYRYPDYYEVEREKIREYAVAVQNNDAYFSQEEAAAELGYKGLLAPLTFCCVFGYQAQSAFFKHANIAVTDAQIVQVDQILKYFKPLVAGDRLYCDVYVDSMRISHGTQIVVTKNIITDEAGDIVQETYTTLAGRAGENGEEGFTDATA; encoded by the coding sequence ATGCATTACCGGTATCCCGACTACTACGAGGTGGAGCGGGAAAAAATCCGCGAGTACGCGGTCGCCGTGCAGAACAACGACGCCTACTTCTCCCAGGAGGAGGCTGCTGCCGAGCTCGGCTACAAGGGGCTGCTGGCGCCGTTGACGTTCTGCTGCGTGTTCGGCTACCAGGCGCAGTCGGCGTTCTTCAAGCACGCCAATATCGCCGTCACCGACGCGCAGATCGTCCAGGTCGACCAGATTCTCAAGTACTTCAAGCCGCTCGTCGCGGGCGACCGGCTCTACTGCGACGTGTACGTGGACTCGATGCGCATCTCGCACGGTACCCAGATCGTCGTGACTAAGAACATCATCACCGACGAGGCCGGTGACATCGTGCAGGAGACCTACACGACCCTGGCGGGCCGTGCCGGTGAGAACGGAGAAGAGGGATTTACTGATGCCACTGCGTGA
- the hadB gene encoding (3R)-hydroxyacyl-ACP dehydratase subunit HadB, whose protein sequence is MPLREFSSVKVGDQLPEKTYPLTRQDLVNYAGVSGDLNPIHWDDEIAKVVGLDTAIAHGMLTMGIGGGYVTSWVGDPGAVTEYNVRFTAVVPVPNDGKGAELVFSGRVKSADPETKSVTIAISATTGGKKIFGRAVASAKLA, encoded by the coding sequence ATGCCACTGCGTGAGTTCAGCTCGGTGAAGGTGGGCGACCAGCTTCCGGAGAAGACCTACCCGCTCACGCGCCAGGATCTGGTGAACTACGCGGGAGTGTCGGGGGACTTGAACCCGATCCACTGGGACGACGAGATCGCCAAGGTTGTCGGGCTGGACACCGCGATCGCGCACGGCATGCTCACGATGGGGATCGGCGGCGGCTATGTCACGTCGTGGGTCGGGGACCCCGGTGCCGTCACCGAGTACAACGTGCGGTTCACGGCCGTGGTGCCGGTGCCCAACGACGGCAAGGGCGCTGAGCTGGTATTCAGCGGCCGGGTCAAGTCGGCTGACCCGGAGACCAAGTCGGTGACCATCGCGATCAGCGCGACCACCGGCGGTAAAAAGATCTTCGGACGGGCAGTCGCGTCGGCCAAGTTGGCGTAA
- the hadC gene encoding (3R)-hydroxyacyl-ACP dehydratase subunit HadC, whose product MALKTDIRGMIWRYPDYFVVGREQIREFARAIKNEHPAFYEEAAAAELGYDSILAPLTLVTIFAKYVQLDFFRHVDLGMESLVIVQVEQRFVFNRAVQAGDKLWGRMDVESVNERFGADIVVTKNICTDDNGEVVMVAYTTLMGQYRDESNDDDPVKLRWDHESGQVVRTA is encoded by the coding sequence ATGGCGCTCAAGACTGATATTCGCGGCATGATCTGGCGGTACCCGGACTACTTCGTGGTAGGCCGTGAGCAGATTCGTGAGTTCGCCCGGGCCATCAAGAACGAGCACCCGGCCTTCTACGAGGAAGCCGCGGCGGCCGAACTCGGTTACGACTCGATCCTTGCCCCGCTGACCCTCGTCACGATCTTCGCCAAGTACGTCCAGCTGGATTTCTTCCGCCACGTCGATCTGGGTATGGAAAGCCTGGTGATTGTCCAGGTCGAGCAGCGCTTCGTCTTCAACAGGGCGGTCCAGGCGGGCGACAAGCTGTGGGGCCGGATGGACGTCGAGTCGGTCAACGAGCGATTCGGCGCCGACATCGTCGTTACCAAGAACATCTGCACCGACGACAACGGTGAGGTCGTGATGGTGGCCTACACGACGTTGATGGGGCAATACCGGGACGAATCGAACGACGATGATCCCGTTAAGCTCAGATGGGACCACGAATCCGGGCAGGTCGTCAGGACCGCGTAA
- the secE gene encoding preprotein translocase subunit SecE → MSDEGLDVPAANDAARDGGDTDDSASGGRTAVVTKPATRPQRPTGKRSRQRVADAGDDVDVESSDDAEDSKKSAAKKAAAKKTKKPKKPGDRTANPFVFVYNYLKQVVAEMRKVIWPNRKQMLTYTSVVLVFLAFMVALVGLADLGLTKLVLLVFG, encoded by the coding sequence GTGAGCGACGAGGGCCTCGACGTCCCTGCTGCCAACGACGCCGCACGCGACGGCGGTGACACCGACGACAGCGCCAGCGGTGGCCGGACAGCCGTGGTGACCAAGCCTGCGACGCGTCCGCAACGGCCAACCGGCAAGCGGTCCCGGCAGCGGGTGGCGGATGCCGGGGACGACGTCGACGTCGAGTCGTCGGACGATGCCGAGGACTCCAAGAAGTCCGCCGCCAAAAAGGCCGCCGCCAAGAAGACCAAGAAGCCGAAGAAACCCGGGGACCGCACGGCCAATCCGTTCGTCTTCGTCTACAACTACCTCAAGCAGGTCGTTGCGGAGATGCGGAAGGTGATCTGGCCGAACCGCAAGCAGATGCTCACCTACACCTCCGTGGTGCTGGTGTTCCTCGCCTTCATGGTGGCGCTGGTCGGCCTGGCTGATTTGGGCCTGACCAAGCTTGTGCTGCTGGTGTTCGGCTGA
- the nusG gene encoding transcription termination/antitermination protein NusG — MTTFDGDTSAGEAVDVEEPAEVVEAPETTEDPAAAPAPAAPAESAEAADEDPAAALKADLRSKPGDWYVIHSYAGYENKVKANLETRVQNLDVGDYIFQVEVPTEEVTEIKNGQRKQVNRKVLPGYILVRMDLTDDSWAAVRNTPGVTGFVGATSRPSALKLDDVVKFLLPPGSAKKPVKGGTTAAAATAEAGGLERPVVEVDYEVGESVTVMDGPFATLPATINEVNAEQQKLKVLVSIFGRETPVELTFTQVSKI; from the coding sequence GTGACTACCTTCGACGGTGACACGTCCGCCGGTGAAGCGGTCGACGTAGAAGAGCCTGCCGAGGTCGTCGAGGCCCCTGAGACCACCGAGGACCCCGCGGCTGCCCCGGCCCCGGCAGCGCCCGCGGAGTCGGCCGAGGCGGCCGACGAGGACCCTGCCGCCGCCCTGAAGGCGGACCTGCGCAGCAAGCCCGGCGACTGGTACGTCATCCATTCGTACGCGGGGTACGAGAACAAGGTGAAGGCCAACCTCGAGACCCGCGTGCAGAACCTCGACGTCGGCGACTACATCTTCCAGGTGGAGGTACCCACCGAAGAGGTCACCGAGATCAAGAACGGCCAGCGTAAGCAGGTCAACCGCAAGGTGCTGCCGGGCTACATCCTGGTGCGCATGGACCTGACCGACGACTCGTGGGCCGCGGTGCGCAACACCCCGGGCGTGACGGGATTCGTCGGCGCGACGTCGCGTCCCTCGGCGCTCAAGCTCGACGACGTGGTGAAGTTCTTGCTGCCGCCCGGTTCGGCGAAGAAGCCCGTCAAGGGCGGTACGACCGCCGCCGCCGCGACCGCTGAGGCCGGTGGGCTGGAACGCCCGGTCGTGGAGGTCGACTACGAGGTGGGTGAATCGGTGACGGTCATGGACGGGCCGTTCGCGACGTTGCCGGCCACGATCAACGAGGTCAACGCCGAACAGCAGAAGCTCAAGGTGTTGGTGTCGATCTTCGGCCGCGAAACACCGGTGGAACTCACCTTTACCCAAGTCTCCAAGATCTAG
- the rplK gene encoding 50S ribosomal protein L11 produces the protein MAPKKKVVGLIKLQIVAGQANPAPPVGPALGQHGVNIMEFCKAYNAATESQRGNVIPVEITVYEDRSFTFALKTPPAAKLLLKAAGVGKGSAEPHKTKVAKVTWDQVREIAETKKTDLNANDIDAAAKIIAGTARSMGITVE, from the coding sequence ATGGCCCCGAAGAAGAAAGTCGTTGGGCTGATCAAGCTCCAGATCGTGGCGGGACAGGCAAACCCTGCGCCGCCGGTGGGACCCGCGCTCGGCCAGCACGGTGTGAACATCATGGAGTTCTGCAAGGCATACAACGCCGCGACGGAAAGCCAGCGCGGCAATGTGATCCCGGTGGAGATCACGGTCTACGAAGACCGCAGCTTCACCTTCGCGCTCAAGACGCCGCCCGCCGCGAAGCTGCTGTTGAAGGCCGCCGGCGTCGGCAAGGGCTCGGCCGAGCCGCACAAGACCAAGGTCGCCAAGGTCACCTGGGACCAGGTCCGCGAGATCGCCGAGACCAAGAAGACCGATCTCAACGCCAACGACATCGACGCTGCCGCCAAGATCATCGCCGGTACCGCCCGGTCGATGGGCATCACCGTTGAATAG
- the rplA gene encoding 50S ribosomal protein L1, whose product MSKNSKAYRAAAEKVDRDNLYTPLQAAKLAKETGSTKQDSTVEVAIRLGVDPRKADQMVRGTVNLPHGTGKTARVAVFAVGDKAEEATAAGADIVGSDDLIEKIQGGFLEFDAAIATPDQMAKVGRIARILGPRGLMPNPKTGTVTPDIAKAVNDIKGGKINFRIDKQANLHFVIGKASFDEKNLAENYGAAIDEVLRLKPSSSKGRYLKKITVSTTTGPGIPVDPAVTRNFTEA is encoded by the coding sequence ATGAGCAAGAACAGCAAGGCATACCGCGCGGCCGCCGAGAAGGTGGATCGCGACAACCTGTACACCCCGCTTCAGGCGGCCAAGCTCGCCAAGGAGACGGGCTCGACGAAGCAGGACTCGACCGTCGAGGTGGCGATCCGGCTCGGCGTCGACCCGCGCAAGGCGGACCAGATGGTCCGTGGCACGGTCAACCTCCCGCACGGCACCGGTAAGACGGCCCGGGTCGCGGTGTTCGCCGTCGGTGACAAGGCCGAAGAGGCCACCGCCGCGGGTGCCGACATCGTGGGCAGCGACGACCTGATCGAGAAGATCCAGGGCGGCTTCCTCGAGTTCGACGCCGCGATCGCCACGCCGGACCAGATGGCCAAGGTCGGTCGCATCGCGCGCATCCTCGGCCCGCGCGGCCTGATGCCGAACCCCAAGACCGGCACGGTGACGCCGGACATCGCCAAGGCCGTCAACGACATCAAGGGCGGAAAGATCAACTTCCGCATCGACAAGCAGGCCAACCTGCACTTCGTGATCGGCAAGGCGTCGTTCGACGAGAAGAACCTCGCGGAGAACTACGGCGCCGCGATCGACGAGGTGCTGCGGCTCAAGCCGTCGTCGTCGAAGGGTCGCTACCTGAAGAAGATCACCGTGTCGACGACCACCGGCCCGGGCATTCCGGTCGACCCGGCCGTCACCCGTAACTTCACCGAGGCCTAG
- a CDS encoding RNA polymerase sigma factor, with translation MTNLDGVFRREWGPAVAALARWSGDLTVAEDAVQEACAEALRNWPRDGVPDSPGGWLVTVARNRARDRLRRESVRPGKELAAFVDEIKARTEHTDPHPVRDDELRMMFTCAHPALDRQSQLALTLRLVSGLTVAEIARALLQTDTAVGQRITRAKNKIRHANIPLRVPPAQLLPERTPHVLGCIYSVFTEGYWSTTGSKAIRDELCDEGVRLAGELCALMPIEREAHALAALTLLHDSRRATRIDHSGMLVPLEDQDRSKWDRGRIARGLDRLRTAEGSTGPYLPQAVIAAVHATAPSWEQTDWVTICAAYDRLLELTGSPVAGANRAMAVGLRDGPEAGLLALDEVARDPRLTRSNLVATVRADLLRRAGRPAEALTWYRTALEAGGSESGRDFLRRRIAECGG, from the coding sequence ATGACCAACCTGGACGGCGTCTTCCGCCGGGAATGGGGTCCCGCCGTCGCCGCGCTCGCGCGATGGTCCGGAGACCTCACCGTCGCCGAAGACGCCGTCCAGGAGGCCTGCGCCGAGGCGCTGCGCAACTGGCCCCGCGACGGTGTGCCCGACAGCCCCGGCGGGTGGTTGGTAACCGTTGCGCGCAACCGTGCCCGGGATCGGCTGCGCCGCGAATCTGTTCGTCCCGGAAAGGAATTGGCGGCGTTCGTGGACGAGATCAAGGCCCGCACCGAGCACACCGATCCGCATCCGGTTCGCGACGACGAGCTGCGGATGATGTTCACCTGTGCCCATCCGGCACTGGACCGGCAGTCGCAACTGGCGCTGACGCTGCGGCTGGTGTCCGGATTGACCGTCGCCGAGATCGCCCGGGCTCTGTTGCAGACGGACACCGCCGTCGGTCAACGAATCACCCGCGCCAAGAACAAGATTCGTCACGCCAACATCCCGCTGCGGGTACCACCTGCGCAACTGCTGCCCGAACGGACACCACACGTGCTCGGTTGTATCTATTCGGTCTTCACCGAGGGGTATTGGTCGACGACCGGTTCGAAGGCGATCCGCGACGAATTGTGCGACGAGGGCGTCCGGCTGGCCGGCGAGTTGTGCGCGCTGATGCCGATCGAGCGTGAGGCCCACGCCTTGGCCGCGCTGACCCTGCTGCACGACTCGCGGCGAGCGACGCGGATCGACCACAGCGGGATGCTGGTGCCATTGGAAGATCAGGACCGCAGCAAGTGGGACCGCGGCCGCATCGCGCGCGGGCTGGACCGGTTGCGGACGGCCGAGGGTTCGACAGGCCCGTATCTGCCCCAGGCCGTGATCGCCGCGGTGCACGCGACAGCGCCGTCATGGGAGCAGACCGACTGGGTCACCATTTGCGCGGCCTACGATCGGCTGCTGGAGCTGACGGGTTCGCCGGTGGCGGGCGCCAACCGCGCAATGGCGGTGGGCTTGCGCGACGGCCCCGAGGCCGGGCTTTTGGCGCTGGACGAGGTGGCGCGCGATCCCCGGCTGACCCGCTCGAATCTGGTCGCGACGGTAAGGGCCGATCTGCTGCGGCGCGCCGGACGGCCCGCCGAAGCGCTCACCTGGTATCGAACGGCGTTGGAGGCAGGCGGATCTGAGTCGGGGCGCGACTTCCTGCGACGACGTATCGCCGAGTGTGGGGGCTAA
- a CDS encoding YciI family protein, with translation MQYFALLISKEQDRTPDDPATAMAAWESFHAKAGPAIKSGDALAPAAGAAVITGGPDTRVVTDGPFAESAEVACGYYVFEAENLDEALALARDIPLATYGAVEVWPAVHALEPSRPLTGNDWLALLLEPAEKAHTPGTPEWDAVAAKHADLHAAAGDHIVGGAALHDRSTATTVRVRDGEVLITDGPYVEGAEIATGIYLLGAADRDEAIKIASMIPASTVQLRQLAGISGL, from the coding sequence ATGCAGTATTTCGCGCTGTTGATCAGCAAAGAGCAAGACCGCACACCCGACGACCCGGCCACCGCGATGGCGGCGTGGGAGAGCTTCCACGCCAAGGCCGGCCCGGCGATCAAGTCCGGAGACGCGCTGGCGCCCGCCGCCGGCGCGGCGGTCATCACCGGCGGCCCGGACACCCGAGTGGTCACCGATGGCCCGTTCGCCGAGTCCGCCGAGGTGGCCTGCGGCTATTACGTGTTCGAAGCGGAAAACCTCGACGAGGCGCTTGCCCTGGCGCGCGATATCCCGCTCGCCACGTATGGGGCCGTCGAGGTGTGGCCCGCGGTCCACGCGCTGGAGCCGTCCCGCCCGCTCACCGGCAACGACTGGCTGGCGCTGCTGCTGGAACCGGCCGAGAAGGCACACACCCCCGGCACGCCGGAATGGGACGCGGTGGCGGCCAAGCACGCGGACCTGCACGCGGCCGCCGGCGACCACATTGTCGGCGGCGCCGCGTTGCATGATCGGTCCACCGCGACGACCGTGCGGGTGCGCGACGGCGAGGTCCTGATCACCGACGGGCCCTATGTGGAAGGCGCCGAAATCGCCACCGGCATTTACCTATTGGGTGCGGCGGATCGCGACGAGGCCATCAAGATCGCGTCGATGATTCCCGCCTCGACGGTGCAGTTGCGGCAGCTCGCGGGAATCTCGGGACTCTAA
- the mmaA4 gene encoding hydroxymycolate synthase MmaA4, whose translation MAEQPTSATKIRTRSEDIQAHYDVSDDFFALFQDPTRTYSCAYFEPSDLTLEEAQYAKIDLNLDKLDLKPGMTLLDIGCGWGTTMRRAVERYDVNVIGLTLSKNQHARCEQVLGGLDTNRTREVRLQNWEDFTEPVDRIVSIEAFEHFGHENYDDFFKRTFDIMPDDGRMTVQSSVSYHPYNLNARGKKLTFETVRFIKFIVTEIFPGGRLPTTEMMVEHGEKAGFVVPEPFSLRAHYVKTLHIWGDTLESNKDKAIEVTSEEVYERYMKYLRGCEHYFGDEMLDCSLVTYLKPGAAN comes from the coding sequence ATGGCAGAGCAACCGACTAGTGCGACGAAGATCCGAACGCGTTCGGAAGACATCCAGGCGCACTACGACGTCTCCGACGATTTCTTCGCGCTGTTCCAGGACCCCACCCGGACCTACAGTTGCGCGTACTTCGAGCCGTCCGACCTGACCCTCGAAGAGGCTCAATACGCAAAGATCGACCTCAACCTGGACAAGCTGGACCTCAAACCCGGCATGACCCTGCTGGACATCGGCTGCGGGTGGGGCACCACCATGCGCCGCGCCGTGGAGCGCTACGACGTCAACGTCATCGGCCTGACCCTGTCGAAGAATCAGCACGCCCGCTGCGAGCAGGTGCTGGGCGGACTAGACACCAACCGCACGCGCGAGGTGCGGCTGCAGAACTGGGAAGACTTCACCGAGCCCGTTGACCGGATCGTGTCGATCGAGGCGTTCGAGCACTTCGGGCACGAGAACTACGACGACTTCTTCAAGCGGACGTTCGACATCATGCCCGACGACGGCCGGATGACCGTGCAAAGTAGCGTCAGCTATCACCCCTACAACCTGAACGCCCGCGGCAAGAAGCTGACCTTCGAGACCGTGCGCTTCATCAAGTTCATCGTCACCGAGATCTTCCCGGGCGGACGCCTGCCGACCACCGAGATGATGGTCGAGCACGGCGAGAAGGCGGGTTTTGTTGTCCCCGAACCGTTTTCACTGCGCGCCCACTACGTCAAGACGCTGCACATCTGGGGTGACACGCTGGAGTCCAACAAGGACAAGGCCATCGAGGTCACGTCCGAAGAGGTCTACGAGCGCTACATGAAGTATCTACGCGGCTGCGAGCACTACTTCGGCGACGAGATGCTGGACTGCAGCCTGGTGACCTACCTCAAGCCGGGTGCCGCAAACTAG
- a CDS encoding cyclopropane mycolic acid synthase family methyltransferase — protein MSKSSASATRMRSNEADVRAHYDLSNEFFALFQDPTRTYSCAYFPSEGMSLQEAQVAKLDMTLDKLGLEPGMTLLDIGCGWGSVMKRAVEKYDVNVVGLTLSRNQHSYCQEVLDTIDSDRTHRALLTDWAEFTEPVDRIVIIEALEHFGFERYDDFFRFAHNAMPSDGVMLLHAITALHPKQMTERGIPVTIEMAKFIRFILNDIFPGGRLPSIEKVEEHSAKVGFGVTRRQSLQSDFATTLDLWAQALEDHKAQAVEIQSEEVYERYIKFLTGCARAFRMGYIDCNQFTLEK, from the coding sequence ATGTCTAAAAGTTCGGCTAGCGCCACACGGATGCGATCCAACGAGGCCGACGTTCGAGCGCACTACGACCTCTCCAACGAATTCTTCGCGCTGTTCCAGGACCCGACTCGCACCTACAGCTGCGCATACTTCCCCAGCGAAGGCATGTCGCTGCAGGAGGCGCAGGTCGCGAAGCTGGATATGACGCTGGACAAGCTGGGACTGGAGCCGGGGATGACCCTGCTCGACATCGGTTGCGGCTGGGGTTCGGTGATGAAGCGCGCCGTGGAGAAGTACGACGTCAATGTGGTCGGGTTGACCCTGTCTCGAAATCAGCACTCCTACTGCCAGGAGGTGCTCGACACGATCGACTCCGACCGCACCCACCGGGCACTGCTGACCGACTGGGCGGAGTTCACCGAACCGGTCGACCGGATCGTCATCATCGAGGCGCTCGAGCACTTCGGCTTCGAACGCTACGACGACTTCTTCAGGTTCGCTCACAACGCCATGCCATCGGACGGCGTGATGCTGCTGCACGCAATCACCGCGTTGCATCCCAAGCAGATGACGGAGCGCGGCATCCCGGTGACCATCGAGATGGCGAAGTTCATCCGGTTCATCCTGAACGACATCTTCCCGGGGGGCCGGCTGCCGTCCATCGAGAAGGTGGAAGAGCACTCCGCGAAGGTGGGTTTCGGCGTCACCCGCCGCCAGTCGTTGCAGTCCGACTTCGCAACAACCCTCGACCTGTGGGCCCAGGCTCTGGAGGACCACAAAGCCCAGGCCGTCGAGATCCAATCCGAAGAGGTCTACGAGCGGTACATCAAATTCCTGACCGGCTGCGCCAGGGCGTTCCGCATGGGCTATATCGATTGCAACCAGTTCACGCTGGAAAAGTAG
- the mmaA2 gene encoding cyclopropane mycolic acid synthase MmaA2 yields the protein MARKLTPHFADVQAHYDLSDDFFRLFLDPSQTYSCAYFERDDMTLEEAQLAKIDLALGKLGLQPGMTLLDVGCGWGATMRRAVEKYDVNVVGLTLSKNQAAHVQKSFDEMDNPRSKQVLLAGWEQFDEPVDRIVSIGAFEHFGHDRYDDFFTMAYNVLPDDGVMLLHTITGLTGPQIVERGIPLTFEMARFIKFIVTEIFPGGRLPSIEKVEDHSSKHGFRLTRRQSLQPHYARTLDLWAAALEAHKDEAIEIQSEEVYERYMKYLTGCANAFRVGYIDVNQFTLEK from the coding sequence ATGGCTCGGAAACTGACACCGCACTTCGCCGATGTGCAGGCGCACTACGACCTGTCCGACGACTTCTTCCGGCTGTTCCTGGACCCCAGCCAGACCTACAGTTGCGCGTACTTCGAGCGCGACGACATGACGCTGGAGGAAGCGCAGCTCGCCAAGATCGACCTGGCGCTGGGCAAGCTCGGCCTGCAACCGGGCATGACGCTGCTCGACGTCGGCTGCGGCTGGGGTGCCACCATGCGCCGCGCGGTCGAGAAGTACGACGTGAACGTCGTCGGCCTGACGTTGTCGAAGAACCAGGCCGCGCACGTGCAGAAGTCGTTCGACGAAATGGACAACCCCCGGAGCAAGCAGGTGCTGCTGGCCGGCTGGGAGCAGTTCGACGAGCCCGTCGACCGCATCGTGTCGATCGGCGCGTTCGAGCACTTCGGCCATGATCGCTACGACGACTTCTTCACGATGGCTTACAACGTGCTGCCCGATGACGGCGTGATGCTGCTGCACACGATCACCGGATTGACCGGGCCGCAGATCGTCGAACGCGGCATCCCGCTGACGTTCGAGATGGCCCGCTTCATCAAGTTCATCGTCACCGAGATCTTCCCGGGCGGGCGGCTACCGTCCATCGAGAAGGTCGAGGACCACTCGTCGAAGCACGGTTTCCGGTTGACCCGGCGCCAATCGCTGCAGCCGCACTACGCCAGGACCCTCGATCTGTGGGCGGCGGCGCTGGAAGCGCACAAGGACGAGGCCATCGAGATCCAGTCCGAAGAGGTCTACGAGCGATACATGAAATACCTGACCGGCTGCGCCAACGCGTTCCGGGTCGGCTACATCGACGTCAACCAATTCACCCTGGAGAAGTAG
- a CDS encoding cyclopropane mycolic acid synthase family methyltransferase gives MAQKLEPHFDDVQAHYDLSDDFYRLFLDPSQTYSCAYFERDDMTLEEAQIAKIDLSLGKLGLRPGMTLLDVGCGWGATMRRAVEKYDVNVIGLTLSKNQAAHVQKSFDEMDNNPRSKRVQLAGWEEFDEPVDRIVSIGAFEHFGHDRYSDFFKMAYHVLPGDGVMLLHTITDFTKQEIIDLGLPISIDLLRFIIFIQREIFPGGRLPKIPMVEEHSSDAGFTLTRRQSLQPHYAKTLDLWAAALEARKTEAIEIQSEEVYERYMKYLTGCADKFRQGYVDVNQFTLAK, from the coding sequence ATGGCGCAAAAACTGGAACCACACTTCGACGACGTACAGGCGCACTACGACCTGTCCGACGACTTTTACCGGCTGTTCCTGGATCCAAGCCAGACCTACAGCTGCGCGTACTTCGAGCGCGACGACATGACGCTCGAAGAAGCCCAAATCGCCAAGATCGATTTATCGCTGGGCAAGCTGGGCCTTCGGCCCGGCATGACGTTGCTCGACGTCGGCTGCGGCTGGGGTGCCACGATGCGCCGCGCGGTCGAGAAGTACGACGTGAACGTGATCGGGTTGACGCTGTCCAAGAACCAGGCCGCGCACGTGCAGAAGTCGTTCGACGAAATGGACAACAACCCCCGGAGCAAGCGCGTGCAGCTGGCCGGCTGGGAAGAGTTCGACGAACCCGTCGACCGCATCGTATCGATCGGCGCGTTCGAGCACTTCGGCCACGACCGCTACAGCGACTTCTTCAAGATGGCCTACCACGTGTTGCCGGGCGACGGCGTGATGCTATTGCACACCATCACCGACTTCACGAAGCAGGAAATCATCGACCTGGGCTTACCCATCTCCATCGACCTGCTGCGCTTCATCATATTCATTCAGCGGGAGATCTTCCCCGGCGGCCGATTGCCGAAAATCCCTATGGTGGAAGAACATTCGAGTGACGCCGGTTTCACGCTGACTCGCCGCCAATCGCTGCAGCCGCACTACGCCAAGACCCTCGATCTGTGGGCAGCGGCGCTGGAAGCGCGCAAAACCGAGGCGATCGAGATCCAGTCCGAAGAGGTCTACGAGCGCTATATGAAGTACCTGACCGGTTGCGCCGACAAATTCCGGCAAGGCTACGTCGACGTCAACCAATTCACGCTGGCAAAGTAA
- a CDS encoding cyclopropane mycolic acid synthase family methyltransferase: MVAKLKPYYEESQATYDISDDFFALFLDPNMVYTCAYFKNDDMTLEEAQRAKLDLGLDKLKLEPGMTLLDVGCGWGGALVRAVEKYDVNVIGITLSRNHYERSKSRLAAIPTNRRAEARLQGWEEFDEHVDRIISFEAFDAFKKERWPAFWDWAYEVLPDDSRLLMHSIFTHPQSYWKEHGIPITMTDLRFLRFLGKEIFPGGQMCGEPDIVDNAQASGFSLEQTQYLQSHYVRTLDMWAANLEANRDRAIAIQSEEVYDRYMRYLTGCADLFRKGISNVGQFTLTK, encoded by the coding sequence ATGGTCGCGAAATTGAAGCCGTATTACGAAGAGTCGCAGGCCACCTACGACATTTCTGACGACTTCTTCGCGCTGTTCTTAGACCCCAACATGGTCTACACCTGCGCATACTTCAAGAACGACGATATGACGCTGGAAGAGGCGCAGCGCGCCAAGCTGGATCTGGGCCTGGACAAGCTGAAGCTCGAGCCGGGAATGACGCTGCTCGACGTTGGATGCGGTTGGGGCGGAGCGCTGGTCCGCGCGGTGGAGAAGTACGACGTAAATGTCATCGGCATCACACTCAGCCGAAATCACTACGAGCGCAGCAAATCTCGTCTTGCCGCGATCCCAACTAACCGCCGGGCCGAGGCCCGCCTGCAGGGTTGGGAAGAGTTCGACGAGCACGTCGATCGGATCATCAGCTTTGAGGCCTTTGACGCGTTCAAGAAGGAGCGATGGCCGGCGTTCTGGGACTGGGCCTACGAGGTTCTCCCGGACGACAGCCGGCTGCTGATGCACAGCATCTTCACGCACCCGCAGTCTTACTGGAAAGAGCACGGCATCCCGATCACGATGACCGATCTGCGCTTTCTGCGATTTCTCGGCAAGGAGATCTTCCCCGGCGGCCAGATGTGCGGTGAACCCGACATCGTCGATAACGCCCAGGCCAGTGGTTTCTCGCTCGAGCAGACCCAGTATCTGCAGTCGCACTACGTGCGGACGCTGGACATGTGGGCGGCCAATCTGGAGGCCAATCGCGACCGCGCCATCGCCATCCAGTCCGAAGAGGTCTACGACCGCTACATGCGCTACCTCACCGGCTGCGCTGACCTGTTCCGGAAGGGCATCTCCAACGTCGGACAGTTCACTCTGACCAAGTAG